Below is a window of Synchiropus splendidus isolate RoL2022-P1 chromosome 9, RoL_Sspl_1.0, whole genome shotgun sequence DNA.
TGTTCAATGCTTCCTACAGTTTGTCTATTTCATTTCACCCATCTCCCTGCCTCTTTCCTGTTCCCACCTTCCTCTGGTTTCATTAGTGCACTGTCACTTGTGAGTCTCCCTGTCGTCCTGCCTCATCCACCCTGACCTGCGGCTGCTCTTGTCAACAGGAAGCCAGGGGTGACTGGGCGTGGCTTGTACGAACTTCGCCCAGAGTGGTTGAAACAGTTCAACCTGTTCTTCTATCACTACAGTCGAGCTGAGCAGTCcaaggtacacacacactgaaagatGGTAATGTTGTGGGTCCATTCTGCTGCAGTGCAGCACGTCGCAGGATGTTTGACCTGTCACACCAGCACTGCACTAAATTACATGAAGTGACATGAAGCTGTCAAACACAATTGGCAAACCACATGTAAAATATGTTGCATCATGTGAAGAACAAGTGGAAATGTTTAGCCTGGAGACAGGAAGTTGATGGGGCAGTGACCCCTGTACTTACATGAGTGACTCTGAATAAACACTAGAGGTTGAAGTATTGATCACTATGCTGTAGAAAATGTACAGAACTTACTGGCACAGCTTGTTAGGAGCGACATGGCTTTTACTGACTGTTGGCCCAAGTTTCCTATCAAGGGAAGCTAGTCATATGGTTTACTAGGcataatgtttcttcagtagcatctaggaaatgtgtccagactgctccatagttcaagtcaaatgttcagagacatgagatacagcagacagacggctccatttaacccctaaataaagctggcagagcagcctgtcagacaccagcggcttctaccagagacctgaaacattgagtttctcatctctgtactgagttcactgttctattgaaacgtcaacaaatcatgatgttggagacaaactccactaataagtttcatcataaaacagtttcaagagagactgagacatgtgtccaacacatggaagagaaggaacatggattcATCCTGATTATTATCGTTATTGgcgaaatgacaacatttatcgtgataacttttttgtccatatcgcctaTGGTTTACTTTTAACAAGTCGCTGTCAATTGAATAATCCCAGAAAATTGTAATCTGACTGACATCACGGGACACACACGCACTTCTACAGTGTGGTTTTACAAAGGCttttgcagacacacacattcaagtgTGCCGTTCGCTTTGTCTTAACAGGCTGAAGAGTCGCAGAGAAAAATGAGGAGGCAATTTGGAGAAGACACAGGTGATGATGTGGTCTCACCATTTGCTTCTCTGACCGCCTTCCTGTCTACCGCCCCCCCCGCCTCATTGCTCTTTCCTTTCTCACCTCTTTCATGTCCCTCTGTTCACCTGTCTCACTCTCCACTCCTGCCTCACCGTGCCCTGGTTTCATCGTGCCAATTCTCATTGTGCTACTGTCTTGCCTGTCGCTGTCTAATATGCCTGTGTGTGTTCCagccctcccccctcctccccccgtcCCTCTCTGCCCACTCTTTGCCAGCCTGGTGAATCTGCTGCAGTGTGACGTGCTCCTGGCCATCGAGGGTGCTGTGCTACAGTGGGCCGTGGAGCCCAGCGGAGGAGGGTGGACAGAGTCCATGCTGCAGAGGGTGAGCGACCGAGGTCGGGACCTTGTGACCTGATCACATGACACGCTGCTGTTTGCAGGTGCTTCACCTGGTGGCTATGGCTttgctggaggagcagcagcagttgagGAACAGTCCACGAGAAGAAGATGACGTCACCTTCAATTACACGTGCAAGATCACCCGTGAGGACGCACGCAATCCTCACATGTCTCCGCGGCAGACACGAATGATGACACCCTTCCTGGTGTGCTTCAATTCCTGCAGGTCCAGGGGAAGCTCCCAGCACCTCAGGAAGTGTCTTGGCTCTGCTGGAGACGCTACAGAACGCTCCTCACCTGGaggtccacaaagacatgaTCACCTGGATTTTGAAGGTAATagggtgcagttttttttccaatacttttattcatttatatcagccacaacaataatcatataaatgcaCATACACAAACAAGATCTCggctgtgtgaaaaaaaaaaaatttatataaactatttacaaaaaaacCCATAGTGgataaaaagttgaaaaatcaAAGAAAATAGTTATTATAATAGTaaataacagtaaataaaaatcGTTTTGTCGTCCAATGTGCATCTTATACATATAGCTGCATATAACAAGCATCAAGATGCAAAGAGCAAGAGGACCATATTAGTCCAGATTTCTATGTTTGAGATATTCAAGAAATGGGGAACTCAGTTCAGTTAACCAGTTATGAATACTTGGAGATTTACTGtacacatttccacttcagtgctATCATGCAAATTGGTTGGAGTTTAATCCAACTGAAGTGAATGAAGGCAAAGACGGCGCCATGGTGTCATAGGTTTCAGACAATAGTGGTTTGGCCACACAGATGAAGAAAGCTGTCATCAGATCTGCCTTCAACAGGTTGTGGTTCCAGCTGCTGAGGTGGTTGGTTTTGAGTGGACTAAACACTCAAGTCAAggaaagctggcagagcagtctgtcagacaccagcggcttctaccagagacgtgaaacattgagttcctcatctctgcacttagttcactgttctattgaagcatcaacaaatcatgatgttggagacaaactacACTAATcggtttcatcataaaacagtttcaagcgagactgtagtgtccaacacatggaggagaatgaAAATAGATTTGTCGTGATAATTACAACATTcatcgcgataacttttttgtccatattatCCATCCCTACCTGGCACCGCAGCCAGGTTTGCCCCTGGTCCTGTCAAGGAGCAACTGAATTTCCTGTTTTCCCTCTGATGTGTTGTCTGGTGCATCACAGACGGTGTCAAACATCAGACAGATGAGAGAACAttcctcctccacatcttccTCCTCGGTTTCTGGCTCCCACACTTATGGATCCACTGTGGAAGAGGTGAGGATAACTGGCGATTGACACTGCCGGAGGTCTGAGGCCTCTGATGGATGTGTCTGTTCCCACAGAGTGGGCGGGACCGAGACTCTGCCGAGAGGAAGCGGAAGGCCGAGATGGCAAGGCTGCGTAGAGAGAAGATCATGGCTCAAATGTCTGAGATGCAGAAACATTTCATCGATGAAAACAAGGAGCTGTTCCAACAGAGCCTGGACCAGCTGGAGGCTCAGGGTTCGACTGAAATCAGGTTCAGTCCCACATTCGTACGAACCTGACCTTTGTGCAAAGGATAACGTTTTACCTTCCACTTTGTAACGCGCAGTTCACCAGGTCCTTCTGACCAGGACCTTTGTGGAATCTCTCAAGTGTGTGTGGGTCCACGGAGAGTCAGCGGGGTAAACACTCGGCAGTTGGTCACATGTATTCTCTGCCAAGAGGAGCAGGAAGTCAAGGCGGACGGCAAGGCCATGGTGTTGGCAGCGTTTGTGCAGCGGTCGACAGTTTTCTCCAAAGATCGCAGGCGTGTGTTTCCCAGTGCAGGTGGGACCAGCTCCTTCACACATGGCTCGAGCTAGTCAAGTGACCGCTGACTGTTCTTTGGTGTTGCAGAGGCACAAAACCCCATTTTCATGCACCCGGACCTTTCCTTGGGCATCCACACGGCCAGCTGTGGACACATCATGCATGCCGCCTGCTGGCAGAGGTGAGGAAGCACAGCCTCAACGCTGAGAGAAGAGGTTAGAGCTTTGCTGTGCGCAGGCACTTCGAGGCCGTACAGCTGAAGGAGCAGCGACGTCAGCAGCGGCTGCGGGGCCACACCAGCTATGATGTGGAGAACGGAGAGTTCCTGTGCCCCCTCTGTGAATGTCTGAGTAACACGGTGATTCCTCTGCTGCCCCCGACCCCGGCGCCGGACAGCAGGTACGTGCAGCCGCACGCCTGAACCTGCCTCGCCTTCACACTCGCACACGCCTGAACCTGCCTCGCCTTCACACTCGCACACGCCTGCGGCACATGGTCCGACTTAAGATTTACAGCTCCACATCAGGGGAACAGCTGTTACACATCCAACTGACTTGACCAGGGGTTGGGAACCCGCAGCTCCGGAGCCACATGTCACCTGTTAGcaagagaatttgtgattaattaatttcagttaatcgcagtttaatggaaTGCAAATATTCGCCactagaagccacatttttcaatttgaatgaatttggtgtatAACTGAATCAAATggtggagccatacatacatttaaaacatatttttaaaaatatgaaatattataaaatattgttattttgcatcagtttgacaatggcacaataaatcacaatggtggctatattcaagttattatatcaccttatttaaactaaagctcttttaatatcttgtCTCTCTTATCTCtaaatatttgtcttaaaatgaaacttgcccCCTGCAGCAGCCTCATGTAATGATTTCCACAGATGTTGAGTTTCAGCACTGGTACTTTTCTTGTCTGTTTGCACCGTGAAAACTACAGATCCAATCCAATCTATGTACTGTCCGCACATGCATTCGAACAATCGTACCTCGTTTCGCCTTCCAAGAGCGTTAAATAAAAGAGGTGGCGCGGCTGCACTCCTTCGCTTGTCGCTCCAAAATCGTAATACAGACAGTGATTGATCAACAGGCGGAACATAAATCTCTCTCTGTCCATCAGGAACGTGTGTTGAGTATCTCCACACGAACAGTCACACTTGCGCAGGAGTCTTAGGATATTGTTCTTGCACTGACAACAAagcaatttcaaaataaaagcacgaccAAATGTCGTGACATAAAGTAGGAAGTgcacaaatgaatgaacaatgaaactacaaaacaaaaaaccaaTGCAAACTGTACGACTGCTCAGCATAGCAAGTTGTATAAAGTCTGGAGGGTAAACAAGGCCTCTGTACAAAGATAACTGAGAGGCATGCGGCTGCACGTCTGCTCTTTTGTAGGAGTGTGTTATTATCTCAAACTGCCTGGCACACGAGTCGGGCTCTAAGGcgggaaataaatacaatgaaaagcAGTTCCGAATGTCACAGCTGGTGTgcagacaaagtcagggagTCGCGACTGCTGGTTCAGATTCACAGGGAGTAGAGAGCAGTAACGTTCCGGGCCAAAGAGGAAAACATGCTCATCTGTCTCATCTCCATGGTCACTGTCACAGTCACCACAATGCTGCAGCTGTGCTTCCTCCTTCCATCAGGTGCGACCATCTGAGTCTGGGAGCCTGGCTCACCCGAACCAGTCAGCAAGTGGAAGCTCTTCATGCCAACAAAAGAGCGTCAGAAGGTTTGTCTTCCATctgtcgtttttttttaaatgtctgtttGTATGAACGTGCTCCTCTTGTTGGCAGGTGCTGCTGAAGGCGAGGAGCCTTGCCTGAGACTGGACCTGACAGCACAGTGAGTTTTGTTTCTATTGCTTTTGCAGCTGTCATGTGATCAGTTTAGCAGGTGACGgcgatgttgttgttgttgttgttgccctAGGAATAGTTTTTCTAGCAGCATCACAGAGATGATCAAAACCTTCAGCATGTCCATCTACAAGGTGGCACTCAAGGTCAACCCCAACGAGGAGGATCCCCGAGTGCCAGTGCTGAGCTGGTCAACCTGCGCCTTCACCTTCCAAGCCATAGGTGCGCCCTCCCTCCCATGCCTCCTCCCTTCCCTGCCACACACTCTGACCTGCTGGAACTCAACACCTCTTCACTGGTGTCTTTCAGAACACCTCCTGCGTGATGAAGAGAAGTCTCTCTTTGGGAGTCTGTCCTGCAGACAGGTGACTGAGATGTGTTGCTGCCTAAGGACTagttctgtctcaggtggcctgAATCTGAtgcaccccctgctgtgcagcctcctTCTCTGAGCCTCAGGctatgtcctttttttctctcccagcTGGGGGCGTTCtgcacaaaatagctggtttgtgaccacGACAAAGTAGATCTCAAGGAATTGGTCATCACCTGTTAAACACCATcagcttgacctccttatttctctgtcacttcttagctCTAccagtcgtcctcacctcagaaatGAACTtatgacagagctgagccacggctggaacagaatgtggcgtttcacagccaaaactaaacatgaaagagtcttgtcatgtttgttttacaaggaaatagtggaaacaagctgcgtaatacagagcgtcttgattggtccacgctgctctcacaacaccttgaacacagtgagagagattactgaggATCGAGAAgatttcagtcagtgaagtccagatccagacgtcagaaatgatcaatcaatcgtctggtgatcttcagtaacttggggaaaaccaGCGTGtggcctcttcctcttcactgtcctcatgcagacagctgcagatcacTGCAGTGAGagcagttactgtagagcgctgcatgattcatttaagcaaatctgtctgtcaatagtttgtttcccgagacaaggtgcagctctccaactAGGATCAAGTcagtggccaaaacccgactgactttgtgttcacatctgggacttctgagccgaaagagctttgtctccagacagaacCCTGTTCCTTCTGTACGTTAGTGTGAGTGAAGGTAAACGTGGTGCTGTTGTGAGTGGAGGCCGTTAGCCCTGGCCAAGCTTTGCTCATGAGTCAAGTCGATGTTCAGGAAGTGGCCTTCGCAGGAGTCTAAACCTGCTGAAGTGGCTGTGGTCGAGCAACCAGGAAGCACCTTTGACTCCTGTGTTATATTTCAGGACGACTGTCTGAAATCTATTGCCAGACTAAGTTCTTCCTGCTGGATCAACTGTCCCCGTGTGGTCTGCACACACTTCAGCACACTCTTCTCaggtacatacacacacacacacgcacacacacacacttctctggAACCTCTGGCTGTCATTTAACTGATTTAACggagcgtgtgtttgtgtgtgcgcgcgcgtgtcaGCTCTCGTCCATGAGCCGCAGGCCGATCCTCCATGCATCCTGGACATCGACATGTTTCACCTGCTGGTCAGTTGTggtacttttgttttgtgttgtttgtttgaaagcagtgtgtgtttgctgagcCGTGTGTCCTGGCAGGTGTACACTGTGCTGTCGTACAACGCAGTTCCATGTCTGGACGACTCGGGGCAGCGGCCCGTCGACTCGGCTCATCTCCACATCCTCCACCTGGTCACGGCAGCTCACCTGGTTCAGATCCTGCTCACCTCCATCCCTGGTGAGGagcacactcgcacacacacctACAGACTGACAGGCGTGTGACGCGCCTGCCTGTGTGCAGAGGAGACGTGCATGGATCAGGAGAGCACTGAgtctgaagaggaggagcacgCCTGGCAGCTGTACAGCCTACTGAAGAAGCACGTAGACTGGTGAGTGCGCGGTCTCTTGGGCGGCGTGTGAGCGTGGCTGCTGAGCTTCTGTGTGTCTGGTCCCTCAGCCTGCTGCCGGATGTGGCGTCCTGGCAGCTGCTGCGTGGCATCAGAGCTGCCATCCTGCCCTTCCTCCGAGCCGCCGCGCTCTTCTTCCATTACTTGAACTCCACGGCTCCACCCGCCGAACTTCTCAGTAGGACCTCACTCACGCGTGACTGGCTCGGAATGCGACGGCATCGTTCACTTCAAGCCTCCGTGTGTGTTGCAGCTGCCGAGTCCGGCCAATGGGAGGCGTTGTGTTCCTACCTGAATCTGCCTTCAAACCTGCTGCTGCTAGTCCACAACCATCAGAGTCTTCTGGAACCTCTGATCGTCAGGTGAGCACTGGTGAGCCAGGCGAGGCCCATGCTGCTCACCACATGACCCGGGTGTGTGTCCAGGTGGTGCTGCCACCCAGCCGTGCCACAGGTCCTGCAGGCTGCTGGGGTCAGGCTCCGCTTCCCTCGGCAGTCGAACACGCTGATCAGGCTCCCAGAAGACTACAGTGTCCTGATCAACCAGGCGTCCAGCTTCACGTAGGAGGAGCCGCCTTCCTCAGGAAGTGTCAGCGCTCtacatgtttctgtgtgtgtgagcaggtgtCCTCGCTCAGGAGGAGACAAGTCCCGGGCGCCAACCCTCTGCTTGGTCTGTGGCGCCATGTTGTGTTCTCAGAGCTACTGCTGCCAAACGGAGGTCGACGGCGAAGATGTTGGTGCATGCACCGCCCATGCGCTCACCTGCGGCGCCGGCCTTGGCCTCTTCCtcaggtaacacacacacaggttcgtCTTTATAGCCTTAAGAGGACCTCTcttggccatcaccctttccccagcctctccccttaaacctaaccatccaaaacacatggatcaCCTgaaacaggactctgaaccaaactggaacccagttattttgaccttttcaccctcaaattgaggcttggatctGTGggttccagccaaatggtccgtACATTGGCGAGACTTAAAATTGTCGCACTCAAGTTGCTCACGTTTATATTTGTGTCTCGATGGTGTGTTGACACCAGGGTCCGGGAGAGTCAGGTGCTGTTTGTGGCCGGGAAGACCAAAGGCTGCTTCTACCCGCCTCCGTATCTGGACGACTACGGCGAGACGGACCAGGGACTCAAGTAGGTGTCGCCCCGCTGACGCTGCTGAGTCGCCCCATGCAGCGGCGCCACCTAGCGATGTCATCTGTGTTTCAGACGGGGGAACCCGCTGCGCCTGTGCCCGGAGCGCTACCGCAAGATCGAGCGTCTGTGGCGTCAGCACGCCATTGTGGAGGTGATCGGTCACGCTCAGGAAGCCAATCAGACGCTGCTCTCCATCGACTGGCAGAACCTTTGATGTTGGCTCAGCCCCGcccacttcacttttttttttttttttttttttttaaacttctggCCTTTATTCATCTACAAATGGGGGAAATGGGTTTCCAGCTCCACCAGGCGACCGGTGAGGACCCCAGTCACGATGGCCGCGTGTTTGTTCCCATGACGACGTAAAGTAGCGAGGTGACTTGTTGAACTGGAGTTTGAATAGACTGGTGTCACGGCAGGAAGCCTTTGATGACACGTTATTTATTGATGGTCAGCTGTGTGGGGTTTTGTTTTAATGGAGATTTTGTATAAATAAAGTCAGGTCTTAACTGAAGCCTGCGGTGTCGATGGTGTGCGGCGGCGCGCTGCCGAGGGTCTGCTGCCGCGTCCAGTGGGGGAGAAGGTTGTGGAAGCAGGAAGCAGCTGATTAGCTTCCAACAGATTATCAGTAAGTTGATTAGCTGATCAGCTGATCGGCGTTTATTGGATTTGCTTTGATCCTGCTGACGTCTTGGTGCCCCTGGTTCGCATTCACACCTGGAGTCGGCAGCGGCAGCGTCGTCGTGCCGAGCGTCTTCAGCAGGATGCACCGAGCGTGAGTGGGCGTCATGGATGTGCCGTCGCTTCTCTGAAACTCCACTTCCACCGACCACACTTGCTTCAGTCACTCGCCGCCACAATGCCGTTCCTTCCGGTCAAGTTCACCCTGCAGAAGCGGGTGAAGCTTGCTCAAGGGCTGTGGATGCTCTACTGGCTGTCGGTCATCGTCGGCATCCTGGTGTTCAGCCTGGGCATCTTCTTCAAGGTGGAACTGCGGAAGAGGAGCGAGCTGATGGACAACAACGAGAGCCACCTGGTGCCCAACCTGCTGATCCTGGCGGGGGCGCTGGCCTGCGGCGTCAACGCTCTGGGCGGCAAGGTTTGCCATGACTCGCTGGACCCCGGGCGGTACACCCGCTGGAAGCCTGTGCTCAAGCCCTACCTGCTGGGCTGCTGTGCGTTcaacctgctcctcctgctggtggcgctgctgtGCTTCCTCATGCAGTTCGCCGTCTACCTGACGCTGGCCGAGGGCCTGAGGAACGGGATCCGCTTCTACAAGGACACCGACACGCCAggacgctgcttcatgaagaGGACTCTGGATTTGACTCAGATCGAGTTCCGTTGCTGTGGCAACAACAACTTCCGGGACTGGTTTGAGATCCAGTGGATCAGCAACCGCTACCTGGACATGAGCAGCGACCAGATCAAAGAGTGAGTGTCACGTGCACCTGAGCCCACCGATTAATCGACTCGATTTATCGATCTAGAACGTGGGCAGCAGCCAAGTCCGTCAACTGGGCGGGGCTTAGCGATTTAAGCAGGTGAAAGTTGTTGTGCAGATCAAGAGGCTTACCTCCACTAAGCTGATCTTCACAAGGTCGCTGTGACCGCGCACGTCAACTCGGCGTTTGCCCGGCAACAACTGCGTGTCGAGTCACTCAGCGACCGCAGGTGGGCGCATGCTCCCTCAGAGCCGAGCTGTTCTCCGAGAAGCACTCGGTTCCGAAGTGTTTCAAAGTACGGTGGTAAACCATTTTCCCATGAGTGACACGCGATTGTTTCGTATTTCTTTGTTatatttcttcaaaaacaaaaagtcagtTCAGCCATTTCAATCAGAACccgccatggtcagtgaggatcccactaaagaaaatgaataaaaataaacaataataataggaaaaacaaatgtataatatatttataaagaAAGCCTAGTTCGGAATAATACCTTTGTATGAATTGTAATGAATACATACATGTTGtctcaacaaaaaacaaattggaCAATGAAATCTCAAGTCTCTTATGTTATCTGAGcattaaaatgtgaaacaaaacaaccgTATTACAGAATTGTTGTGATGCTTGGATTTGATTCTAATGTTCTCTGACTTTCGGTGACATACAAAGTAGTGACAGCTTGAATTTCAGTCTTTAATCTGCTTAACAACTTCGCCAATAACTGCACATAAACTATGTCTGTGGCGATAAATCAAAAGGGCACCTGCATGTATTGATTTAGAAAATGTCTAAACTCGCTTTCAAATGTCAAACTACAACTCTTGATACCATGAAAGCTGCTCTTTTCCATTAACTCTAAGCAAGACAAAAGCTCTTGTCCCACTCAACTAACAGACAGGAGCGTGGCCTTTATTGACAGTAGCACGTCACAAACACAAGCGTTCCAGGACTGCGGTCTGTCCACTGGCTTTCTGGACTAACTGCCGATGGCTTTGTCTTCCAGCCGCGTCCTCAGTAACGTGGAGGGGAAGTTCTTGATGGACAGTGTCcccttcagctgctgcaacCCCGGCTCGCCCCGACCCTGCATCCAGCACCACCTGACCAACAACACGGCCCACTACGACTACGACCACCGGACAGAGGAGCTCAACATCTGGACACGAGGCTGCAGGGAGGCGCTCTTCTCCTACTACAGTGGCATGATGAACGGCATCGGGGCCCTCATCATCGCCACCATCCTGCTGGAGGTAACAACACTGACTTGGACTGGCATCCACTCATTCCACCATGTGAGTCGCCAACTCACTGGCTTCATACCCACTGACTGCAGGATCAAAGCGAAGCTTTGAGTCAGGGCCGCTGTGACTCGTCACAAGCATGTGACCTTGCACTCTCAAAACATTGTAACTCACTGAGC
It encodes the following:
- the ubr2 gene encoding E3 ubiquitin-protein ligase UBR2, with translation MAAVEPEREQGLTLCSEFVNFSAKDTAARLAAAPDLHQELYHHFSIYVPRILCLGPSGSSSREEQREEQREELACQLLLLAPLEWLLLGEEPSAALNKLQENNQPSPLCGHVFKMGEPTYSCRECASDPTCVLCMRCFLGSAHKDHRYRMTTSAGGGFCDCGDTEAWKRSPYCQKHTPSSKSTCLEEDPLSLLSPDLLSRSINIFSILLKYSVDLLTCNKEDELPAGLEPPHKGDTYFCMLFNDEVHTYEQVIYTLQKAVNCSQKQAVSFATTVDRDGRKSVRYGDFASCDQAKSIIVRNTGRQSKPLRVQVMHSSVVAHQCFALKILNWLGQIIQYSDGLRRVLCQVGLQDGPEGENSSLVDRLMLNDSKMWKGARNIYHQLLMNSLLMDLKYKKIFAVRFAKNYRRLQTDFMEDDHERVVSVTSLSVQLFTVPTMARMLMVKENLMTTIIRTFVDHLRHRDLHGRFQFDRYTSQQAFKFGRVQSLIGDLKYILIACPTEWSDQLRQKFLEGLDAFLELLKCMQGMDPVVRQVGQHIEMEPEWEAAFTLQMKLTHIISMIQEWCSTDEHVLIEAYRKCLNALNQCQSGLSDGEQPISLSLAGHSVDTFRYQVSQERVSIHLPVCRLLAGLHVLLSRSEVTSRLPELLPLGELSPPLLIELPLRCQVLCAQVNAGMWRRNGFSLINQIYYYHNVKCRVEMFDKDIVMMQAGASMMDPNHFLIIVLNRFELFHIFSSGDCRKRFRESNKDIVQQNNTLIEEMLHLIIMIAGERYVAGVGQIEPFEEVRREIIHQLSIRPMAHSELVKALPENGNKETGLERVIDTVASFKKPGVTGRGLYELRPEWLKQFNLFFYHYSRAEQSKAEESQRKMRRQFGEDTALPPPPPVPLCPLFASLVNLLQCDVLLAIEGAVLQWAVEPSGGGWTESMLQRVLHLVAMALLEEQQQLRNSPREEDDVTFNYTCKITRPGEAPSTSGSVLALLETLQNAPHLEVHKDMITWILKTVSNIRQMREHSSSTSSSSVSGSHTYGSTVEESGRDRDSAERKRKAEMARLRREKIMAQMSEMQKHFIDENKELFQQSLDQLEAQGSTEISSPGPSDQDLCGISQVCVGPRRVSGVNTRQLVTCILCQEEQEVKADGKAMVLAAFVQRSTVFSKDRRRVFPSAEAQNPIFMHPDLSLGIHTASCGHIMHAACWQRHFEAVQLKEQRRQQRLRGHTSYDVENGEFLCPLCECLSNTVIPLLPPTPAPDSRCDHLSLGAWLTRTSQQVEALHANKRASEGAAEGEEPCLRLDLTAQNSFSSSITEMIKTFSMSIYKVALKVNPNEEDPRVPVLSWSTCAFTFQAIEHLLRDEEKSLFGSLSCRQDDCLKSIARLSSSCWINCPRVVCTHFSTLFSALVHEPQADPPCILDIDMFHLLVYTVLSYNAVPCLDDSGQRPVDSAHLHILHLVTAAHLVQILLTSIPEETCMDQESTESEEEEHAWQLYSLLKKHVDCLLPDVASWQLLRGIRAAILPFLRAAALFFHYLNSTAPPAELLTAESGQWEALCSYLNLPSNLLLLVHNHQSLLEPLIVRWCCHPAVPQVLQAAGVRLRFPRQSNTLIRLPEDYSVLINQASSFTCPRSGGDKSRAPTLCLVCGAMLCSQSYCCQTEVDGEDVGACTAHALTCGAGLGLFLRVRESQVLFVAGKTKGCFYPPPYLDDYGETDQGLKRGNPLRLCPERYRKIERLWRQHAIVEVIGHAQEANQTLLSIDWQNL
- the prph2b gene encoding peripherin-2b gives rise to the protein MPFLPVKFTLQKRVKLAQGLWMLYWLSVIVGILVFSLGIFFKVELRKRSELMDNNESHLVPNLLILAGALACGVNALGGKVCHDSLDPGRYTRWKPVLKPYLLGCCAFNLLLLLVALLCFLMQFAVYLTLAEGLRNGIRFYKDTDTPGRCFMKRTLDLTQIEFRCCGNNNFRDWFEIQWISNRYLDMSSDQIKDRVLSNVEGKFLMDSVPFSCCNPGSPRPCIQHHLTNNTAHYDYDHRTEELNIWTRGCREALFSYYSGMMNGIGALIIATILLESADMAGLRYLTTALESMSDPESPECESEGWLLDKGVKETFADLLVKIKTLGKGNQVEEGAEEAS